One Meiothermus sp. QL-1 DNA segment encodes these proteins:
- a CDS encoding TRAP transporter fused permease subunit: MELPQDSAGRTRMDRVIWFILLLGSLFSLYLVLHPFTPLSRFNIDVLDQVQLRRATHVLLLLVAGYLITSRLPAGRRTPGSWVFALLTLPFLYTFWVPNAPGVSIPLVNKLVATLAWALAVLPVLLPSLRRRADVAAALLAIAPWAYQVRYYEELVYRAVIPAPWDITMSFTVIVLVLGLVARLLGPVMPSLVLIFLTYNMYGHYVPGTFQGARNGIDLILGKAYNETEAGIYGLITGVSAKYIVYFTILSGLIGALGLGKVVANIALSLVGRTPQTPGRVTGIASVFMGMFSGSGAADTQFVATLTKPLYEKAGYERMTAAGLVATAGTIALITPPVLGSIAFVMVEILQISYLWVVVMALGPMLLYLLGILTFNEFYTRKAKLPPVGADIGLGRRYALRYSTIFIPILLIVAMLFLGSEVSTAVYLASLAFVVLCYIDPTLRPPALSEAMRSPAYRLGLPLGIGLAAGGALLPLLLGWNLGNVPVLPATLAVLGLLVGTFFYPAAASGQLREALRPIAQGLVDGFRQLIPIGTAIVAANLIFGMMVITGLPAKFSIFLGQVSGESLLLATLVTAVFSLILGMGVPPTATYVLTASLTAPAIIKIAAANFQGYGLEQQQAVLAATLATHMFLFYYAVLADVTPPVALSGYAAASVFKTNPILTGVYAARVALAKYIIGFFFLLSFTGTGLLVLPVLQNVPGLEGWLIILERFFFTAAAIVFLAAATVGYTRRTLRRWESWAMGVLSLALFYPYPSLWMPLIPFALGLLFFLKKEPRQRPKTQAAD, translated from the coding sequence ATGGAACTACCCCAAGACTCCGCGGGCCGCACCCGGATGGACCGGGTTATCTGGTTTATCCTGCTTCTGGGCTCGCTCTTCAGCCTATACCTGGTGCTTCATCCCTTCACCCCGCTGAGCCGGTTCAACATAGATGTCCTGGACCAGGTGCAGCTACGCCGGGCCACCCACGTGCTCTTGCTATTGGTGGCGGGCTACCTTATCACCTCCCGCCTGCCCGCCGGCCGGCGCACCCCAGGTAGCTGGGTCTTTGCCCTCCTCACCCTGCCCTTTCTCTATACCTTCTGGGTACCCAATGCCCCAGGGGTGAGCATTCCCCTCGTCAACAAGCTGGTGGCCACCCTGGCCTGGGCTCTGGCGGTGCTGCCGGTCCTGCTGCCCAGCCTGCGCCGCAGGGCCGACGTGGCCGCGGCCCTCCTGGCCATTGCCCCCTGGGCCTACCAGGTGCGCTACTACGAGGAGCTGGTCTATCGGGCGGTGATTCCGGCCCCCTGGGACATCACCATGTCCTTCACCGTAATCGTCCTGGTGCTGGGGCTGGTGGCCCGGCTCTTGGGTCCGGTGATGCCCTCTTTGGTGCTCATTTTCCTCACCTACAACATGTACGGCCACTACGTGCCCGGCACCTTCCAGGGAGCCAGGAACGGCATCGACCTAATCCTGGGCAAGGCCTACAACGAAACCGAGGCCGGTATATACGGCCTTATCACCGGGGTTTCGGCCAAATACATCGTCTACTTCACCATCCTCTCAGGGCTGATCGGGGCACTGGGACTGGGCAAGGTGGTGGCCAACATCGCCCTCTCGCTGGTGGGCCGCACCCCCCAAACCCCAGGCCGGGTGACCGGAATCGCCTCGGTCTTCATGGGCATGTTCAGCGGCTCGGGGGCCGCGGACACCCAGTTCGTGGCTACCCTGACCAAGCCCCTCTATGAAAAAGCGGGCTACGAGCGGATGACCGCCGCGGGCCTGGTGGCCACCGCGGGCACCATCGCGCTCATCACCCCCCCGGTCCTGGGCAGCATCGCCTTCGTGATGGTGGAGATCCTGCAAATCAGCTACCTGTGGGTGGTGGTGATGGCCCTGGGGCCCATGCTCCTGTACCTTCTGGGTATCCTCACCTTCAACGAGTTCTACACCCGCAAGGCCAAGCTGCCCCCCGTGGGGGCCGACATCGGCCTGGGCCGGCGCTATGCCCTGCGCTACAGCACCATCTTCATACCCATTCTCCTGATTGTGGCCATGCTCTTCTTGGGCAGCGAGGTCTCCACCGCGGTCTACCTGGCCTCGCTGGCCTTCGTAGTCCTCTGCTACATCGACCCCACCCTGCGCCCACCGGCCCTGAGCGAGGCCATGCGAAGCCCGGCCTACCGCCTGGGGCTGCCCCTGGGGATTGGGCTGGCGGCTGGAGGGGCGCTGCTGCCTTTGCTTTTGGGCTGGAACCTGGGCAATGTGCCGGTGCTGCCGGCAACCCTGGCGGTGCTGGGCCTCCTGGTGGGGACCTTCTTTTACCCCGCTGCTGCCAGCGGCCAGCTCCGGGAAGCGCTGAGGCCAATCGCGCAAGGCTTGGTTGATGGTTTCCGCCAGCTCATCCCCATCGGCACAGCGATCGTAGCGGCCAACCTGATCTTCGGCATGATGGTGATCACCGGCCTGCCCGCCAAGTTCTCCATCTTCCTGGGGCAGGTCTCGGGGGAAAGCCTGCTCCTGGCCACGCTGGTCACCGCCGTCTTCAGCCTAATCCTGGGGATGGGGGTGCCGCCCACCGCCACCTACGTACTCACCGCCTCGCTTACCGCCCCTGCGATCATCAAGATCGCCGCGGCCAACTTCCAGGGGTATGGGCTAGAACAGCAGCAGGCCGTCCTGGCCGCCACCCTGGCCACCCACATGTTCCTCTTCTACTACGCGGTGCTGGCCGACGTGACCCCTCCGGTGGCCCTTTCGGGCTACGCCGCCGCCTCGGTCTTCAAGACCAACCCCATCCTGACTGGGGTCTACGCCGCGCGGGTGGCCCTGGCCAAGTACATCATCGGCTTCTTTTTCCTGCTCTCCTTCACCGGGACGGGTCTTTTGGTCCTGCCGGTCTTGCAGAATGTGCCGGGATTGGAGGGCTGGCTCATCATCCTCGAGCGCTTCTTCTTCACCGCAGCAGCCATCGTCTTCCTGGCCGCGGCCACGGTGGGCTACACCCGCCGCACCCTGCGCCGTTGGGAAAGCTGGGCGATGGGGGTGTTGTCGCTGGCCCTCTTCTACCCCTACCCGAGCCTGTGGATGCCCCTCATCCCCTTCGCGCTGGGCCTCCTCTTCTTCCTGAAGAAAGAACCGCGCCAGAGACCTAAGACCCAGGCCGCCGACTAG
- a CDS encoding acetyl-CoA carboxylase biotin carboxylase subunit family protein, translated as MNVVFLSPHFPPNYWPFCARLREFGHNVLGLADAPYEHLRPELRQALTEYYRVSDLHHYDELLRALGYFTHRYGKLDRLDSLNEYWLETEARLREDFNISGLRPADMDRVKRKSVMKALFQKAGLRVAPGRICRSAAELQDFVDEVGYPVVAKPDVGVGAAKTYKITNDEELKAYIASKPPVDYIVEAFVPGRIVTYDGLTDRDGNVVLDSSLEYSKGVMEAVNQDTDLYYYMVRQIPEDLREAGRRVVEAFGVRERFFHFEFFRLEDGSLVALEVNLRPPGGLTVDMFNYANDMDIFREWAHLLTYGRVREKPTYPYFAAYVGRKDHIPYKRSHEQVLAEFGHLIAHHEPISGIFAGAIGNYGYILRHPDLSTLLEAAQAIQERA; from the coding sequence GTGAACGTGGTCTTCCTTTCCCCCCACTTTCCCCCCAACTACTGGCCCTTCTGCGCGCGGCTGCGCGAGTTCGGTCACAACGTGCTGGGGCTGGCCGACGCCCCTTACGAGCACCTGCGCCCCGAGCTGCGGCAGGCCCTTACCGAGTACTACCGGGTCTCCGACCTGCACCACTACGACGAGCTTTTGCGGGCGCTGGGCTACTTCACCCACCGCTACGGCAAGCTGGACCGGCTCGACTCGCTGAACGAGTACTGGCTGGAGACCGAGGCCCGGCTGCGCGAGGACTTCAACATCTCCGGCCTGCGTCCAGCCGACATGGACCGGGTAAAACGCAAATCGGTGATGAAGGCTCTCTTCCAGAAGGCCGGGCTGCGGGTGGCCCCGGGGAGGATCTGCCGCAGCGCTGCTGAGCTGCAGGATTTTGTGGACGAGGTGGGCTATCCCGTGGTAGCCAAGCCCGATGTGGGGGTGGGGGCAGCCAAAACCTACAAGATTACCAACGATGAGGAGCTCAAGGCCTACATCGCCAGCAAGCCCCCGGTGGACTACATCGTAGAGGCCTTCGTACCGGGGCGCATCGTCACCTACGACGGCCTGACCGACCGGGATGGAAACGTTGTGCTGGACAGCTCGCTCGAGTACTCCAAAGGGGTGATGGAAGCGGTCAACCAGGACACCGACCTCTACTACTACATGGTGCGGCAGATTCCCGAAGACCTGCGCGAGGCGGGGCGAAGGGTGGTGGAGGCCTTTGGGGTGCGGGAGCGCTTCTTCCACTTCGAGTTTTTCCGCCTGGAGGACGGCTCGCTGGTGGCGCTGGAGGTCAACCTGCGCCCCCCAGGGGGGCTTACGGTGGACATGTTCAACTACGCCAACGACATGGACATCTTCCGCGAGTGGGCCCATCTCCTCACCTACGGCCGGGTGAGGGAAAAGCCCACCTACCCCTACTTCGCCGCCTACGTGGGCCGCAAGGACCACATCCCCTACAAGCGCAGCCACGAGCAGGTGCTGGCTGAGTTTGGCCATCTCATCGCGCACCACGAGCCCATCAGCGGCATCTTCGCGGGGGCTATCGGCAACTACGGCTACATCCTGCGCCACCCCGACCTTTCCACCCTGCTCGAGGCCGCCCAGGCCATCCAGGAGCGGGCCTAG
- the upp gene encoding uracil phosphoribosyltransferase has product MKLTVVDHPLVQHKLAILRDKHTGNKEFRELMEEVTLLLAYEAMRDLELEPVAIETPLTPTTAYMLSGKKLAVVAILRAGLVMVDGILRLVPAARVGHIGLYRDPETLKPVEYYCKLPSDIAERRVFLVDPMLATAGSAVHAISLLKDRGAQQIKLMGIIAAPEGIARVQAAHPEVEIVVAAVDSHLNDHGYIVPGLGDAGDRIYGTK; this is encoded by the coding sequence ATGAAGCTCACCGTAGTGGACCATCCCCTCGTCCAGCACAAGCTGGCCATTCTGCGGGACAAACACACCGGCAACAAGGAGTTCCGCGAGCTGATGGAGGAGGTTACCCTGCTTTTGGCCTACGAGGCCATGCGCGACCTGGAGCTCGAGCCCGTAGCCATCGAGACCCCCCTCACCCCTACCACGGCCTACATGCTCTCGGGCAAGAAACTGGCAGTAGTGGCCATCCTACGGGCCGGGCTGGTGATGGTGGACGGCATCCTGCGGCTGGTGCCGGCCGCCCGGGTGGGCCACATCGGGCTTTACCGCGACCCCGAAACCCTGAAGCCGGTGGAGTACTACTGCAAACTCCCCTCCGATATCGCCGAGCGGCGGGTTTTTCTAGTAGACCCCATGCTGGCCACGGCCGGAAGCGCGGTTCACGCCATCTCGCTGCTCAAAGACCGGGGCGCTCAGCAGATCAAGCTCATGGGCATCATCGCAGCCCCTGAGGGCATCGCGCGGGTCCAGGCAGCTCACCCCGAGGTGGAGATCGTGGTGGCCGCGGTGGATAGCCACCTGAACGACCACGGCTACATCGTGCCAGGTCTGGGCGATGCGGGGGACCGCATCTACGGTACCAAATGA
- a CDS encoding MraY family glycosyltransferase produces MIEFLKSIGIANPTGSGWLVVVFTFAVAWAVTWRFMPWVRQFALQVGWADQPNARRLNREPLPNAGGLAIFAGVVAALVFATALRPILIQEVQVQVLAILLGGSILVLVGFVDDQFGLPPLFRLLVQLLAALLLVAVDIRFHAAFGTALDPLWGILLTIVWVVGITNAINLMDGVDGLAGGVAFITAMSLLAVSAQNPQWAAATLVLAALAGAALGFLRHNFYPSKIIMGDAGAYFFGYVLAATALLGSLKVTTVFSLVPTALFLLLPILDTTQVFIRRLLRGQNPMATPGKDHLHHRLLAWGFSQRRTTLTLWAITLVFNLIALQVQGMSPRVIGVTALGIALLLGFTVWRKLRAVWKEAETKPA; encoded by the coding sequence ATGATAGAGTTCCTCAAGTCTATCGGCATCGCCAACCCTACCGGCAGCGGTTGGCTGGTGGTGGTCTTCACCTTCGCCGTGGCCTGGGCGGTGACCTGGCGCTTCATGCCCTGGGTGCGGCAGTTCGCCCTGCAGGTGGGCTGGGCCGACCAGCCCAACGCCCGCCGGCTGAACCGGGAACCCCTGCCCAACGCCGGGGGGCTGGCCATCTTCGCCGGGGTGGTGGCCGCCCTGGTCTTCGCCACCGCGCTGCGCCCCATCCTGATTCAGGAGGTGCAGGTACAGGTGCTGGCCATCCTGCTGGGGGGGTCTATTCTGGTGCTGGTGGGCTTCGTGGACGACCAGTTCGGCCTGCCGCCCTTGTTCCGCTTGCTGGTACAGCTTCTGGCCGCGCTTCTTCTGGTTGCGGTGGACATCCGCTTCCACGCCGCTTTTGGCACCGCTTTGGACCCTCTTTGGGGCATCCTCCTCACCATCGTCTGGGTGGTAGGCATCACCAACGCCATCAACCTGATGGACGGGGTGGACGGCCTGGCCGGCGGGGTGGCCTTCATCACCGCCATGAGCCTGCTGGCGGTCTCGGCGCAAAATCCCCAGTGGGCCGCGGCCACCTTGGTGCTGGCCGCTTTAGCCGGGGCTGCGCTGGGCTTTTTGCGCCACAACTTCTACCCTTCCAAGATCATCATGGGCGACGCGGGGGCCTATTTCTTCGGCTACGTGCTGGCCGCCACCGCGCTTCTGGGCAGCCTCAAGGTGACCACGGTTTTTTCGCTGGTGCCCACCGCCCTCTTTTTGCTCCTGCCCATTCTGGACACCACCCAGGTCTTCATAAGGCGGCTTCTGCGGGGCCAGAACCCCATGGCCACCCCGGGCAAGGACCACCTCCACCACCGCCTTTTGGCCTGGGGTTTCTCCCAGCGCCGCACCACCCTCACCCTTTGGGCGATTACCCTGGTCTTCAATCTAATCGCCCTGCAGGTGCAGGGGATGAGCCCCCGGGTCAT